One window of Methanobacterium alkalithermotolerans genomic DNA carries:
- a CDS encoding FHA domain-containing protein, producing the protein MSITRIILIIAIFAIFSILLLVVSFQNQFINIDLEWVTGLLIILLIAILLSFLLGFSIEYVYRRLSYHSRFSKTTRFKKPRKIKAKLVLSVNKKIFIDYYERVYGREDFLGILLIDELSFIGKEHFRITHLDDGFYIEDMDTKNGTRVNGKEIKGQGMIKLKNKDSITVARVMNARYLEENVD; encoded by the coding sequence ATGTCCATTACCAGAATAATATTAATCATCGCCATTTTTGCTATTTTTTCTATATTACTTTTGGTGGTGTCTTTCCAAAACCAATTCATAAATATAGATCTGGAATGGGTAACCGGCCTACTTATAATTCTTCTTATTGCTATTTTATTATCATTTCTATTGGGGTTCTCTATTGAGTATGTTTATCGTAGATTAAGTTATCATTCCCGGTTTTCTAAAACGACTAGATTTAAAAAACCCCGTAAAATAAAGGCAAAACTAGTTTTATCCGTTAATAAGAAGATTTTTATTGACTATTATGAACGGGTTTATGGCCGGGAAGATTTTTTAGGGATTCTTCTTATTGATGAATTGTCATTTATAGGTAAAGAGCACTTCAGAATTACACATCTGGATGATGGCTTTTATATTGAAGACATGGACACTAAAAACGGAACACGTGTAAATGGAAAAGAAATAAAAGGCCAGGGTATGATAAAACTAAAAAACAAGGATTCCATTACTGTGGCCAGAGTTATGAATGCCAGATATTTAGAAGAAAATGTGGATTAG